A region from the Desulfovibrio sp. TomC genome encodes:
- a CDS encoding family 16 glycoside hydrolase, whose translation MHPDPETLQEWNDNYKNAPSTKIKPGLRALAEGQSSLSLMAKSPWNTSNIYQRNQIGCGDCWVWTNTAAAEIALSASQNITQRLSVQAFNSCWLNGKKRACCGGDPTTFANFYTAMQQYMLPWLNANAKFADGFVSPCDTSSLACSAIGASPQYIVTSMTASRVETANQTSGVPAVNIKAVLANNQAVTYAMTLATKAAWDAFYDFWDNQDETAVFDPGQYSGQTYGSDGGGGGHEMLIVGYIDLDATHRYWVVLNSWGGSTNRPNGVWLLNMETNYDAYYVDKSGNNQNMQGFWTIDVAFSIPTDVGSLDVTLQPASAVDRGAKWQVDGGGWQAGGTTMAGLSPGSHTVSFSSISGYTTPASQTVTVSQGATTSATAAYALGMNAGAVLTPLDVPTVTDVPGFNAGFAEQFTDASALDHWTQNSFAAWSVTNGYASVTGTSSGNYFNLAYADKDFSTLDYSVRIRRTGKNADADFNAIYFRGTSTPQDSYGDWNAGYWFAYSNNGYFTIYKAQNAAWTCLVNQTQTSAIVPIDWNVLRVTASGSSLQFFINGTSVYSLTDATLSSGQVGIEMSDADGGTLDVASAMLSTALPAGASSAGADQPGPSPATPQGKPGTAQAR comes from the coding sequence ATGCACCCCGATCCCGAGACGCTGCAGGAATGGAACGACAACTACAAAAACGCCCCATCGACCAAGATCAAACCGGGACTCAGGGCATTGGCTGAGGGCCAGTCCTCGCTTTCCCTCATGGCCAAGTCCCCATGGAATACGAGCAACATATACCAGCGCAACCAGATCGGCTGCGGCGATTGCTGGGTATGGACCAACACGGCAGCGGCGGAGATCGCCCTGAGCGCCAGCCAGAACATCACGCAGCGGCTCTCCGTGCAGGCCTTCAATTCCTGCTGGCTCAACGGCAAGAAAAGAGCCTGCTGCGGCGGCGATCCCACCACATTTGCCAACTTCTACACTGCGATGCAGCAGTACATGCTTCCCTGGCTCAACGCCAACGCCAAATTTGCCGACGGATTCGTCAGTCCGTGCGACACGTCCAGCCTGGCCTGTTCGGCTATCGGCGCCTCGCCCCAGTACATCGTGACCTCCATGACCGCGTCACGGGTCGAGACCGCCAACCAGACGAGCGGCGTGCCTGCCGTCAACATCAAAGCTGTCCTGGCCAACAACCAGGCGGTCACTTACGCCATGACCCTGGCCACCAAGGCCGCCTGGGACGCCTTCTATGATTTCTGGGACAACCAGGATGAAACCGCCGTCTTCGACCCGGGCCAGTACAGCGGCCAGACCTATGGCTCCGACGGGGGCGGCGGCGGCCATGAGATGCTTATCGTCGGCTACATCGATCTCGACGCCACACACCGCTATTGGGTCGTGCTCAACAGTTGGGGGGGCTCGACGAACCGTCCCAACGGCGTCTGGCTCCTCAACATGGAAACGAATTACGACGCCTATTACGTGGACAAGAGCGGCAACAACCAGAACATGCAGGGCTTCTGGACGATTGACGTCGCCTTCAGCATACCGACGGACGTCGGCTCCCTGGACGTGACCCTGCAGCCCGCCTCGGCTGTGGATCGCGGGGCCAAGTGGCAGGTGGACGGCGGCGGCTGGCAGGCCGGCGGAACCACCATGGCCGGTCTGTCCCCCGGGAGTCACACGGTTTCCTTCTCGTCTATCAGCGGCTATACGACTCCCGCCAGCCAGACTGTCACCGTCTCCCAGGGGGCCACGACCTCGGCGACTGCCGCCTACGCCCTGGGCATGAACGCCGGGGCCGTGCTGACGCCCCTCGACGTCCCGACCGTCACCGACGTCCCGGGGTTCAACGCCGGGTTCGCCGAGCAGTTCACGGACGCCTCGGCTCTCGACCACTGGACCCAGAACAGCTTCGCCGCCTGGAGCGTGACCAACGGCTACGCCAGCGTCACCGGCACGTCCTCAGGCAATTACTTCAATCTGGCCTATGCCGACAAGGACTTCTCCACGCTCGATTACAGCGTCAGGATACGGCGCACCGGGAAAAACGCCGACGCCGATTTCAACGCCATATACTTTCGCGGGACGTCCACGCCCCAGGACAGCTACGGCGACTGGAACGCCGGCTACTGGTTCGCCTATTCAAACAACGGCTATTTCACCATCTACAAGGCCCAGAATGCCGCCTGGACATGCTTGGTCAACCAAACGCAGACCTCGGCCATCGTCCCCATTGACTGGAACGTCCTGCGGGTCACGGCTTCCGGCTCCTCCCTCCAGTTTTTTATCAACGGCACGTCGGTCTACTCCCTCACGGACGCGACGCTTTCCTCGGGGCAGGTCGGCATCGAGATGTCCGACGCCGACGGCGGGACCCTGGATGTCGCATCCGCCATGCTCAGCACCGCCCTGCCCGCCGGCGCGTCGTCGGCCGGGGCGGACCAGCCCGGCCCGTCGCCGGCCACGCCTCAGGGCAAGCCCGGGACGGCTCAGGCCCGCTGA
- a CDS encoding DksA/TraR family C4-type zinc finger protein — translation MAGGWTGDGAVQDQIAHSVDDEVSRVRSLLPTGESLAECEECGEAIPEARRKALPGVRLCVNCQEEHDKEQAVVSSYNRRGNKDSQLK, via the coding sequence ATGGCTGGCGGTTGGACTGGCGATGGAGCGGTGCAGGATCAGATCGCGCATTCGGTTGACGATGAAGTCTCCCGGGTTCGCAGTCTGTTGCCGACAGGCGAGAGCCTAGCCGAATGCGAGGAATGCGGCGAGGCGATTCCGGAGGCCCGGCGCAAGGCCCTGCCCGGGGTGCGACTGTGCGTCAATTGTCAGGAGGAGCACGACAAGGAGCAGGCCGTGGTTTCGTCCTACAACCGGCGCGGCAACAAGGACAGTCAGTTGAAGTAG